The Fusarium graminearum PH-1 chromosome 2, whole genome shotgun sequence genome includes a region encoding these proteins:
- a CDS encoding aspartate-semialdehyde dehydrogenase codes for MASQFPTRKCGVLGATGSVGQRFILLLAQHPYLTLHAIGASSRSAGKKYKDAVRWKQASPMGEIADMVVRECKAEEFQDCDVVFSGLDSDVAGDIEMAFIKADIPVFSNAKNYRRDPLVPLVVPTVNLPHLDLIPHQRSVHKLNKGFLVCNSNCAVIGLVGPFAALQAAFGPISTVSIVTLQAVSGAGYPGVSSMDVIDNIVPFISGEEDKLETEARKILGRLDDNGTAFIDQEGLRVSATCNRVPVMDGHTACVSLSFERKPSPSAEEVRKALRDYKCEAQALGCPSAPEPAIKVFGDDEPDRPQPRLDRDLGRGYTVSVGRVREDEAGIFDIKFTALSHNTVIGAAGSSILNAEAAILKGYI; via the exons ATGGCTTCTCAATTCCCTACCAGGAAGTGCG GTGTCCTCGGTGCCACTGGCTCTGTCGGCCAGCgcttcatccttcttctcgctcAGCACCCTTACCTCACCCTCCACGCCATTGGCGCCTCATCTCGATCTGCtggcaagaagtacaaggaTGCTGTTCGATGGAAGCAAGCCTCTCCCATGGGCGAAATCGCCGACATGGTTGTTAGAGAGTGCAAGGCCGAGGAGTTCCAGGACTGCGATGTTGTATTCAGTGGTCTTGATTCGGACGTCGCTGGCGATATTG AGATGGCTttcatcaaggccgacatccccgtcttctccaacgcAAAGAACTACCGCCGCGACCCTCTAGTACCTCTCGTCGTCCCTACCGTCAACCTCCCTCATCTCGACCTCATCCCCCACCAGCGTTCCGTCCACAAGCTTAACAAGGGCTTCCTCGTTTGCAACTCCAACTGCGCCGTCATTGGTCTTGTCGGACCCTTCGCCGCCCTCCAGGCTGCCTTTGGACCCATCTCTACCGTttccatcgtcactctccAGGCCGTCTCCGGTGCCGGTTACCCTGGTGTTTCCAGCATGGATGTGATCGACAACATCGTCCCTTTCATCTCAGGTGAAGAGGATAAACTCGAGACAGAAGCCCGCAAGATTCTCGGCCGTCTCGATGATAATGGCACTGCCTTTATTGACCAAGAGGGTCTTCGAGTCTCTGCTACTTGCAACCGCGTCCCCGTCATGGACGGTCACACTGCCTGTGTCAGCTTGAGCTTTGAGCGCAAGCCCTCTCCCTCAGCTGAGGAGGTCCGCAAGGCTCTCCGTGACTACAAGTGCGAGGCCCAGGCCCTTGGCTGCCCTTCGGCACCCGAGCCTGCTATCAAGgtctttggtgatgacgaGCCTGACCGTCCTCAGCCCCGTCTCGATCGCGACCTTGGCCGTGGTTATACTGTGAGTGTTGGCCGTGTACGTGAGGATGAGGCCGGTATTTTTGACATTAAGTTCACTGCTCTGAGCCACAACA CCGtcattggtgctgctggttCCTCGATATTGAACGCCGAGGCTGCCATTCTCAAGGGTTATATCTAA